Below is a genomic region from Methylobacterium sp. FF17.
TCGGAGGCCGTCACCCGGGCGGCGCTTTCCAGACGGAAGGCGCCGTCGGCAGCCGGGTCGAGCGCCAGAAGGCAGAGCCGGGTCGTTCCAGCGAGTTTGGCCGTCGATTGAACCGCCACCTCGACCGTCGGCATATTGAGGATCTTGCCGAAGGTGAGCGGTATGATGTCGGACGCAGTCACCCGCATGCCTGCGTGATTGCCGATCACCGTCGCGGTCACCTGAAGGGCTCGGCCGCTGCTGTTGCGAGCCTGCGCCTGCGCCATGTTCTTGGCGGTCTGCTCTGCGGTCGCATCATCGGCGTTGGCGAGCTTGAACTGGTTGACCCCGGCGATGCTGGCACTGTCGACCGCGCGTTGAAGCTCGTTGCGACGCATCACCAGGGACGCGTAGTCGATCGCGGCGGCGCTCAACCCCATCATGACGGGAAGAAGCAGGGCCACGATGACGAGCACGCCACCGCTCTCCGATGTGCGAAACCGCGCGAGGCCCCTATCTGTCAGGAACGTTCTCATGCGACCCTTTTGACAGAGTGCCGTACCCAATTCCTGAAGTGGAATGCCGAAAACCCCATAAACAGCCCATTCCGCTCATGAGGTTAAGACAAATCCGCTGAGAATAGGGACCGCTCCAGGTTGAAGTGCACTTGCGGGCCGCAAATCTCGCCATTTCAGTTCACGGTGCCACCGGGCCAAAGGTCCGCCTTCGGATGAAGAGCTAAGGCCTGGTTGCCACCCCGACCAGGTTTTTAGGAGTGGTTGCCAAGCGTCGGATCTCCACGATCAGACGAGTTCAGGAACCTTCACGTCAAGGACCGTCAGTCGCTTCACCGTTCCCGTGCGGGTCAACCAGTCCATCGACTGACCGAGGGTCAATCCGATCAAGGCCGCCCCGATGGGCGTCAGAACGGATACTCTCCCCTGTTCGATGTCCGCCTCGCCCGGGTAAACAAGTGTCACGGTCTGGACCTTGCCCGTCGTGTCGTCCCTGAACTCGACCTGGCTCCCCATCTGGACGAGGCCGG
It encodes:
- the rnk gene encoding nucleoside diphosphate kinase regulator; amino-acid sequence: MSQKMTKPHIKMTKDDHERLARLASFAADRVPEVASFLADEVDRAKIVGDRACVSGLVQMGSQVEFRDDTTGKVQTVTLVYPGEADIEQGRVSVLTPIGAALIGLTLGQSMDWLTRTGTVKRLTVLDVKVPELV